In the genome of Mytilus edulis chromosome 3, xbMytEdul2.2, whole genome shotgun sequence, one region contains:
- the LOC139515468 gene encoding uncharacterized protein: MKALMELPSPSNDLNSLRRYGDHIETYVRGLECLGQTQEMYGALLVPIFISKLPVETRKSIAREYDSDHITLNNLRKAITKEARILEAGQFTDREGLHTTATFLTEARNKTQRNFNTNNPRFNDKKRPCIYCTGIHFPGDCTIISDVNERLNIVKQMKKCFNCLGNHGVAECKSRNRCKKCNKKHHTSICGEQATDGKGQDSKEKSTVVSLVKTEEPETAVMYTSQHTSVLLKTAIAPISYGKQITEASILFDEGAQRSFITQSIADKLQIRPSGRDTIELSAFGDKEKNIRHLDTATVQLQTDKGEIVNINALIVPDIAVPLQNQTKYFTRNLPYLKDLKLAHPTNNADSFEISLLIGADYYWDIVQDHVIRGNGPTAVASKIGYLLSGPVIRNGEKSLTSSILLNVTSHHAEESYTEKFWNLESLGIRLPQQDDEESFVKTYQQDCIKFENERYSAKLP, encoded by the coding sequence ATGAAAGCTTTAATGGAACTTCCTTCACCGTCAAATGATTTAAACAGCCTAAGAAGGTATGGAGACCACATAGAAACGTACGTAAGAGGTCTTGAATGTTTGGGTCAAACACAAGAAATGTATGGCGCGCTATTAGTACCTATATTTATTAGTAAACTACCAGTAGAAACGAGAAAAAGTATTGCCCGTGAATATGATAGCGATCATATAACTCTAAACAACCTCAGAAAAGCCATCACAAAAGAAGCGAGAATTCTTGAAGCGGGACAATTTACCGACCGCGAAGGTTTACATACTACCGCAACATTTCTGACCGAAGCTCGCAATAAAACTCAGCGaaatttcaatacaaacaatCCACGTTTCAATGACAAAAAACGTCCTTGCATCTACTGCACTGGTATACATTTTCCGGGAGATTGCACGATAATTTCTGACGTAAATGAAAGACTGAACATCGtaaagcaaatgaaaaaatgtttCAACTGTCTAGGAAACCACGGTGTTGCCGAGTGTAAATCGCGTAACCGATGTAAGAAATGTAACAAGAAACATCACACCAGTATTTGCGGGGAACAAGCTACAGATGGAAAAGGACAGGACAGCAAGGAAAAATCAACCGTTGTAAGCTTGGTAAAAACAGAAGAACCAGAAACTGCAGTAATGTATACCTCACAACACACAAGCGTTTTATTGAAAACCGCTATCGCACCAATATCATACGGGAAACAGATCACAGAAGCTAGTATTTTATTTGACGAAGGTGCCCAACGTTCATTCATCACTCAGAGCATAGCAGACAAATTACAGATAAGACCAAGCGGAAGGGACACAATTGAACTGTCAGCCTTTGGAGACAAGGAGAAGAATATACGCCATTTGGATACAGCAACCGTTCAACTACAAACTGACAAAGGTGAGATTGTAAACATTAATGCATTGATTGTTCCAGATATTGCAGTTCCACTTCAAAACCAGACGAAATACTTTACACGCAATTTGCCATACTTGAAAGATTTAAAGCTCGCACATCCGACAAATAACGCTGATAGCTTTGAAATTTCACTCTTGATAGGAGCCGATTACTATTGGGATATAGTTCAAGATCACGTGATAAGAGGGAATGGACCTACAGCCGTAGCATCAAAAATTGGTTACTTGTTATCTGGACCGGTAATAAGAAACGGAGAGAAATCCTTAACTTCATCAATTCTTTTGAATGTTACTTCACACCATGCAGAGGAAAGCTATACCGAGAAATTTTGGAATCTAGAATCGTTAGGAATACGTTTACCACAACAGGACGATGAGGAGAGTTTTGTAAAGACTTATCAACAAGACTGTATCAAATTTGAAAACGAACGTTATTCTGCCAAGTTGCCATGA
- the LOC139515466 gene encoding uncharacterized protein, with translation MDTLQTILTEIEAIINDRPLTYVSPDIEDEEPLTPSHLLYGRRITLTPYPQPNIEYIAVNSGKQELHKHLNKQSSLMEHFWNRWKSEYITTLREFHRQTGNNLQTIQVGDVVQVQDDKLPKNRWNIAVVDELITGNDGFTRAAIIRTSAGQRLTRVLPKRAASVRARENIKKWTTQK, from the exons ATGGATACACTTCAAACAATTCTGACAGAAATAGAAGCGATCATTAATGATAGACCATTGACCTACGTATCACCAGATATTGAGGACGAGGAGCCGTTAACTCCGTCACACTTGCTGTACGGAAGAAGAATAACTTTAACGCCGTATCCACAACCGAATATTGAATACATTGCCGTGAATAGTGGAAAACAAGAACTGCATAAACATTTGAATAAACAGTCGAGTTTAATGGAGCATTTTTGGAACCGGTGGAAATCCGAGTACATAACGACTCTTAGAGAGTTTCATCGCCAAACAGGAAACAACTTACAAACTATACAAGTTGGAGATGTAGTGCAAGTCCAAGATGATAAATTACCGAAAAACCGATGGAACATTGCCGTTGTTGATGAATTGATCACCGGAAACGATGGTTTTACACGAGCAGCTATAATACGAACTAGTGCAGGAC AGAGATTGACAAGAGTTCTACCAAAACGAGCGGCATCTGTCCGAGCTCGAGAGAACATCAAGAAATGGACTACCCAAAAGTGA
- the LOC139515467 gene encoding uncharacterized protein, with the protein MIAKARTESTIRRLSREPHLLRKYSEIIEEQMKRGFIEKVNDKNDNGKGTHYIPHHAVKKDSTTTPIRIVYDCSCKKSPDHASLNDCLMSTPPDLNDLTKILMGFRTKKYAISTDIEKAFLHIGLDEKDRDFTRFFWLSDTDNPSSTLTTYRFKSILFGATSSPFILNATLLKHLDACNTNVSAMMKNDLYVDNILSSLENEDDAAKYFVQARSLMSDAGFNLRLWSSICSKLTDLAKQHDTLWEQKYGWDEPLPLEIQTTWKNLAKDLEKTTYTELKRPYFPNLPNQKTQLHVFVDASTTAYGASVYICNHHESSLVIAKNRVTPLKQLTLPQLELMAALIGARLADHVKSVLYIENITFWSDSQIVLQWLSTSKQLKRFLRNRVTEIRKLTNTQEWRYCPTKDNPADLLTRGLSASQFEQNTLWFNGPEWISDASKWPSWKPNDTTVLLTSTDIEDSSTADKEIDNQQGIHQIVQITRYSTLSKLLRITAYLLRFIRNCRSPILQRNKAKYVSREELQDATECWILNCQRTSFKDEMLHLKLKDTKPTVLVRQLRLYLNNKDAICCGGRIHNAPVCENTKFPYLLPRSHHFTKLVVLDIHKYMKHSGVLSTVTQIRQTYWIPRIRQYVRGILRNCVICRKINSKPYTAPDPPPLPKVRLLEAPPFTIPPRKH; encoded by the exons ATGATCGCTAAAGCAAGGACCGAAAGCACAATTAGAAGACTAAGTCGTGAACCACATTTATtaagaaaatattcagaaattattgaagaACAAATGAAGAGAGGGTTCATAGAGAAGGTAAACGATAAAAACGACAATGGTAAAGGCACTCACTATATACCACATCATGCCGTAAAAAAGGATTCGACAACAACACCAATTCGTATAGTATACGACTGTAGCTGTAAAAAGTCGCCAGATCACGCAAGTTTGAATGATTGCCTAATGTCAACTCCGCCAGATTTGAACGActtgacaaaaatattaatggGATTTAGAACCAAGAAGTACGCAATAAGCACGGACATTGAAAAGGCTTTCTTACATATCGGATTAGATGAGAAAGATCGAGATTTTACACGCTTTTTTTGGTTGAGCGACACAGATAATCCCAGCAGTACTCTTACAACATATCGATTTAAATCTATTTTGTTTGGTGCAACAAGTTCACCGTTCATCCTTAATGCAACACTACTTAAACACTTGGATGCATGCAACACAAATGTATCAGCAATGATGAAGAATGACCTTTACGTGGATAATATTTTGTCCAGTTTGGAAAATGAAGATGACGCCGCAAAGTATTTTGTACAAGCCAGATCATTGATGTCGGATGCTGGATTCAACCTTCGTTTATGGAGTTCAATTTGCTCAAAACTTACAGATTTAGCCAAACAACATGAC ACATTGTGGGAACAGAAGTACGGATGGGATGAACCACTACCATTAGAAATACAGACAACATGGAAAAATTTAGCCAAGGATTTGGAGAAAACGACTTATACAGAATTGAAAAGACCGTATTTTCCCAATTTACCAAATCAGAAAACCCAACTTCATGTTTTTGTAGACGCTAGTACAACTGCATACGGAGCAAGTGTTTACATATGTAACCATCATGAGTCATCTTTAGTTATTGCAAAGAATAGAGTAACACCACTTAAGCAACTGACACTACCACAGCTGGAATTAATGGCCGCATTGATTGGAGCACGACTAGCCGATCACGTAAAATCAGTTCTATACATAGAAAACATAACGTTTTGGTCAGACAGTCAGATAGTACTACAGTGGTTATCAACTTCAAAGCAATTAAAAAGGTTCTTACGAAATAGAGTAACGGAAATACGCAAATTGACCAATACACAAGAATGGAGATATTGCCCAACGAAAGATAATCCAGCTGACCTTCTTACTAGAGGACTCAGCGCGTCACAGTTTGAACAGAATACACTATGGTTCAACGGACCCGAATGGATCTCTGATGCATCAAAATGGCCGTCAtggaaaccaaatgacacaacaGTACTACTTACCAGTACAGATATAGAAGATTCAAGTACAGCAGACAAAGAAATAGATAATCAACAAGGAATACACCAAATTGTGCAAATTACTAGATATAGTACATTATCAAAATTACTACGAATAACAGCTTATCTATTAAGATTTATACGAAATTGCCGTTCGCCAATATTACAGAGAAATAAGGCGAAATACGTTTCAAGAGAGGAATTGCAGGATGCAACAGAGTGTTGGATACTAAATTGCCAAAGAACTTCATTTAAGGACGAAATGTTACACTTGAAATTAAAGGATACTAAACCTACTGTTTTAGTTAGACAACTAAGATTGTACCTGAATAACAAAGACGCAATTTGCTGTGGAGGGAGAATTCATAACGCACCTGTTTGTGAAAATACGAAATTTCCTTATTTATTACCTAGAAGTCATCATTTTACGAAATTAGTTGTTCTTGATATACACAAGTACATGAAACACTCAGGAGTTTTATCAACAGTGACTCAGATACGACAAACTTACTGGATACCCCGAATTCGCCAATACGTAAGAGGAATTTTGCGAAATTGCGTAATTTGTCGAAAAATCAACAGTAAACCATATACAGCACCCGATCCTCCGCCACTGCCAAAAGTTCGATTACTTGAAGCACCGCCTTTTACAATTCCGCCTCGGAAACATTAA